The sequence GCATCGGTTTAAAGAGTAGGCTCGAATTATCGTCAATTTTGCCTTGATTGACTATCGCAATAATTTTGTGGAATAGATTAATATTATTCATCATTTAAGCAAAACACAGTAGAATGAAGTCTTGTTGCATTTCCTTGAGGAGGGAGAATGTTAGCCAAAATCAGCCTAGAGCAGTGGCGTGCCTTTGTCGCTACGGTGGAACATGATGGTTTTTTGCCGGCGGCAGAATACTTAAATAAAACTCAGTCGGCCGTCAGCCACGCCATCAAAAAAATGGAAGACTTGCTCGGCCAAGAGCTATTCATCATCGAGGGACGCAAAGCCGTACTGACCGATCTGGGCAAAGCCCTATTGCCCGAAGCCAAACATTTATTAAGCGCCGCGCGCAAGGTTGAGCGCTTAGCCGAACTGTACCGCCCAGGCCTACGCTCAGAGCTATCGTTGTCGGTCGACATTCTGTTTCCACCCGAAATCCTCTATGCCGCTTTCGAACAGTTTTCGGCCGCCTACCCTAACCATCGCATTCGGCTTTACGAAAGCGCCCTATCCGGCACTCAGGAGCTGATGGAAGAAGGCATGGTGGAATTGGGCATTGCCAACACCTTACCGCCGCAGTGCGTGAGCCAATCCTTATTTTCCATCTCGTTACTGTGCGTGTGCCATCCACAGCACCCACTGGCCAAAGGCACTGAGCTGATTACCCTAGAAACGCTGGCGGAGCATCGCCAAATCGTGGTGCGCGACAGCGGCCGACGTCAAGAAACCAATCATGGCTGGCTGGGCTCGACCCAACGCTGGACCGTGACCACCTTCGACACCATGCTGTCGCTGGTCTTAAAAAAGCATGGCTTTGCTTGGCTGCCGGCGCATAAGGTTCAAGACCTACTGGCTAACGGCAGCCTGATTGAAGTACCGCTGGCGCAAAACAGCGCGCGCGTGGGTAATTTACAGCTGGGCTATTCCGAAGCCTTAAGCAAGCGCCCAGAAGTCGTCGACATGGCCAAAATCATCATCGCCTTGTGCCAAGACTACTCAGCCTAAAAAAAGCGCCCCTTAGGGCGCTTTTTAAATTTCTGCTTACTGCTCAGGATACATTAAGTCGCCTAAGTCTTCATTGATCAGGTTGCCCTTAGTGTCCCAAAAGGAGCGGTCAATGACTTCGTCGTCTTTAAAAATCAATTCCGACGATTTTTGATCGTTGCCAAACCATTCGGTTTGCACGCCATTGCGTTTGCCTTCCTTAGTGTAGAACATATCTAGGGTTTGGCGGCCTTCCTCATCCCAACTTTGTACTTCAACCACTTCATTACGCACCATCAGCATTTTGCTGCGCATTTGGCCATTTTCATACCAGCGCAGCCACGGCCCTTCGGCCAAATCTTGCTTAAACTGCATCTCGCTTTCTTTTTGGCCATTAGCGTACCAGCGTGCGCCCGCACCATTCACCTTGCCCGCAGCATAGGTCAGCTGCGCTGACTTTTGGCCGTTAGGATGCCAGTTGGTCCACTCGCCCTCCTGCATGCCTTTGACGTACTGTCCTTTCATCTTCGGCTTACCGTTCTCATACCAATACATGACGGCACCATTGCTGATTCGGGGCATGAATTGATTTAATTGATTACGATTGTCTAAGACGTATAGATTCGAATACTTTTGCCGTGCAGGCACATAAAAATCCTGCACCCGCAGTGGCTGATCCTTCACCAATTTGGCGCGACGCTCGTATTTTGCAGCAGACTCGGCGCTGACCACGCGCCCGGCTACGTCAAAAAACGCCACATGAGTGAGCTCGGCATAACCAAGGCCGCGAGCCTTAGCCGCAGCCGCCACCGGCGGATTCTTTTTAGGAGGTGTTGCAGCTAAGGCAACAGAACCCATTAACCCCAAACACAGCCCGAGTGAGACCGCTTGATAATTTTTTTGCAGCATTCATCCACCTTTAAATCAGGTCATAATGTGGGCCAAGTCTTGAAGCGCTTGGTGTTCAGACTTATTTTTGCCAATAGGTTTTGACGTTCACAAACTCATACAGGCCAAATTCAGACAGCTCACGGCCAAAACCAGAGGATTTAACCCCGCCAAAAGGCAGGCGTAAATCACTGCTGGTATGGCGATTCATGAATACGCTGCCCACCTGTAGCTGCTGCGCCAGCAGCCAAGCTTCAGCTTCATTTTCGCTGTAGATGCTTGCGCCCAGCCCAAAGGGCGTGTCGTTGGCCAAACGAATGGCCTCGGCCGCGTCTTTGGCGCGCAAAAGGCTAATGACTGGCCCAAATACTTCCTCATCATACACGCGGCAATCTTGATTGACTTGATCAATAATGGTTGCGGGATAAAAATACCCTTTCCCTGGCGGAATGTAGCCACCGCGCAACAATATAGCCCCTTTATCCAAAGCATCCTTCACCTGAGCGTGTAGGCGTTGGCGTACGGCTTCAGTGTGTAAAGGCGCAAGACTGGTGCTGTCAGCAAGCGGATCACCCATCACCAACTGTGCCGCCGCTTCTTGGAAATACACCAAAAACTCATCCACCACCGAATCAGCCACGATGAGCCGCTTGGCCGCGTTACAGGATTGCCCTGCGTCGCGGTAGCGTGAATAACAAGCTTCAACCGCAGCCAGGCGTAAATCCGCATCTGGCAGCACAATCACGGCATTGCTGCCCCCCAATTCCAGCACGCATTTTTTCAAATGCTGACCAGCCAAACCCGCTAAATAGCGGCCGGTTTCGCTCGAGCCGGTAAACGCCAAAGCATCGCTAGCGGCAATCGCCGCGGGCACGTCTTCATGAGCCAAGAACGTCGCCTTAAAGGGCAAATCCTCAGGCACCAAGGCAAACAACGCCTCAGTCACCCGACCCACACTGGGGGCAGGTTTGACCAAACAAGCATTCCCAGCACACATGGCCGGAATGGCGAAACGCAAAATTTGCCACACCGGATAATTCCACGGCATCACCGCCAGCACCACACCCAAGGGCTCAAACCGCACCTGGCTTAAGCTTGCCTGAGTAGGAATGGTCTGGTGAGCCAAAAGCTCAGGCGCCAATTTGGCATAATAGCGAATCAAATCAATCGACTTATCCACCTCGGCCAAACACTCGCGCAGGCAGCGACCCACCTCCTCACTGATCAAGGTGGCCAACTGCTCTTTATGGGCATCAATGCGCTGAGCCAAAGCCTCTAAACGCGCCATTCGCTCGGCAATCGGCAAGGCGGCAAACGTCGGCTGGGCGGCATGTAGGCCGGCCAAGGTTTGTTTAAAGGTGGTTAATGTCTCAGCGTCACGACGATAAATAACGGTTTCGGTATAGGGATTGGTGCTGATATAAGTCATGAAGTGCCAAATCTTAAAAAGTGGGTCAAAAAAGGCCAAATAGCTACCTTAACACAGTCTGGGCACAAGACAAGCCCCCAATAAAAAACCACCCCTCAGGGTGGTTTTCATGACGCTCATCTATTTGGTCATCGCCAGCAATAAATGATTCATGCGTTTCACAAAACTAGCAGGATCGGCCAATTTACCCCCCTCTGCTAACAATGCTTGATCAAACAATAGGCCAGCCAGCTCTGACTGCTGATGCTCGTCGGTTTCTGCGGCTAAACGCTGCACCAACATGTGGTCTGGGTTGATCTCCAAAATTGGCTTGGTCACCGGCATTTGGTCGGCGGCACCGGCTTCAGCCAGCATTCGTGCCAGGTTTTGGCTCATGTCCATCTCACCCACCACTAAGCAAGCTGGGCTTTCCACTAGACGCGTGGTGGCGCGTACGGCCGCCACTTTATCGCCCAGCAGCGCCGTCATTTTTTCGACCAGCGGTTGGCTATTGGCTTCTAGCTCTGCCTGGGCTTGCTTCTCTGCTTCATCAGCCAACTCACCTAAGTCTAGGGCACCTTTAGCCACGCTGGCCAGCTTTTTGCCTTCAAACTCAAATAGGGAACCGACCACCCATTCGTCCACACGGTCTGACAGCAGCAGCACTTCCACGCCTTTTTTGCTGAAGACCTCCATGTGTGGGCTATTTTTAGCGGCGGCATAGGTGTCGGCCGTAATGTAGTAAATCGAGGCTTGGCCTTCCTTCATGCGGCTCACGTAGTCGGCCAACGACACGTTTTGGGCATCGTCATCATTATGGGTCGAGGCGAAACGCAACAGCTTGGCAATGCGGGCCTGATTGGCCTGATCTTCACCCACGCCTTCTTTCAATACTTGACCAAAAGTGGCCCAGAAGCTGGCATAGTCTTCGGCACGGTTGGCGGCCACGTCTTCGAGCAGGCTCAAGACTTTCTTCACGCAGCCGGCGCGAATGGCGTCTAAATCCTTGCTTTCTTGCAAGAGTTCACGCGACACGTTCAGCGGTAAATCGCTGCTGTCGATGACGCCACGCACAAAGCGCAGATAATTGGGCATCAATTTATTCACGTCGTCCATGATGAACACGCGCTTCACGTACAGCTTCACGCCGCCTTTTTGCTCTCGTTCATACAGATTAAACGGTGCCCGTTTGGGAATGTACAACAACTCAGTATATTCTTGACGCCCTTCTACGCGGGCATGGCTCCAGGCCATGGCTTCGTCAAAATCATGCGACACGTGCTTATAAAACTCCTGGTATTGCTCATCCGTGATGTCGTTTTTACTGCGCGTCCACAGGGCTTGGGCCTGATTCACCACTTCTAGCTCATCGCTGGCTACGATGGTGCCATCTTCTTCATATTGAGGCGCTTTTTTCATGTAGATGGGCACCGAAATGTGGTCGCTATACGTGGTCACTATACGGCGTAAGGTCCAGTCGCTCAGATAGTCTTGCTCGTCTTCTTTTAAGTGCAAAATAATATCGGTGCCGCGGCTGGCTTTTTCGATGGGCTCGACGGTGAACTCTCCGTCGGCGCGGCTTTGCCAACGTACGCCAGCGCTGGCAGGCTCACCCGCACGACGGGTTTCCACCACCACTTCGTCGGCCACGATGAAGGCTGAGTAAAAGCCCACGCCAAACTGCCCGATCAAATGCGCGTCTTTTTGTGCATCGCCGGTGAGTTGCTCAAAGAAGGCCTTGGTACCGCTTTTGGCAATGGTGCCCAAGTGTTCGATCACTTCGTCTTGGCTCATCCCGATGCCGTTGTCGCTGATGGTGACCGTACGCTTGTCGGCGTCGGCTGTCACGGTGATGCGTAACTCTGGGTCTTGCTCGTAAAGCGCCGCATTGTGCAGCCCTTCAAAGCGTAATTTATCGGCCGCATCGGCGGCGTTACTGATGAGTTCTCGTAAGAAAATTTCCTTATTGGAATACAAAGAATGAATCATCAATTGCAATAGCTGTTTGACTTCTGTTTGGAAACCTAAGGTTTGTTTCATGCTTAATCCTCAATCATATTCACGAGCCCCATAGGGCGAACCCTCTTAAGCTAGGGGCGATTTGCCCTATTTCAAGCCACCAAGCTCCAATGAAGCCATCATGCGCCTGTTTTAAGCTCAAAAAAAGCAGCCCATGGGCTGCTTTTTGGTGTCTTTGGCTTAACGCCCGACGCGATAAAACGCCAAGCTGCCCATGAGGTTGGGCCAAAAATCAATGCGTCGCCCCCCGCTCATCACCGTGCGCTCCAACACTTTAATCCCATTTT comes from Neisseriaceae bacterium CLB008 and encodes:
- a CDS encoding LysR family transcriptional regulator, encoding MLAKISLEQWRAFVATVEHDGFLPAAEYLNKTQSAVSHAIKKMEDLLGQELFIIEGRKAVLTDLGKALLPEAKHLLSAARKVERLAELYRPGLRSELSLSVDILFPPEILYAAFEQFSAAYPNHRIRLYESALSGTQELMEEGMVELGIANTLPPQCVSQSLFSISLLCVCHPQHPLAKGTELITLETLAEHRQIVVRDSGRRQETNHGWLGSTQRWTVTTFDTMLSLVLKKHGFAWLPAHKVQDLLANGSLIEVPLAQNSARVGNLQLGYSEALSKRPEVVDMAKIIIALCQDYSA
- a CDS encoding toxin-antitoxin system YwqK family antitoxin, with protein sequence MLQKNYQAVSLGLCLGLMGSVALAATPPKKNPPVAAAAKARGLGYAELTHVAFFDVAGRVVSAESAAKYERRAKLVKDQPLRVQDFYVPARQKYSNLYVLDNRNQLNQFMPRISNGAVMYWYENGKPKMKGQYVKGMQEGEWTNWHPNGQKSAQLTYAAGKVNGAGARWYANGQKESEMQFKQDLAEGPWLRWYENGQMRSKMLMVRNEVVEVQSWDEEGRQTLDMFYTKEGKRNGVQTEWFGNDQKSSELIFKDDEVIDRSFWDTKGNLINEDLGDLMYPEQ
- a CDS encoding aldehyde dehydrogenase family protein, with product MTYISTNPYTETVIYRRDAETLTTFKQTLAGLHAAQPTFAALPIAERMARLEALAQRIDAHKEQLATLISEEVGRCLRECLAEVDKSIDLIRYYAKLAPELLAHQTIPTQASLSQVRFEPLGVVLAVMPWNYPVWQILRFAIPAMCAGNACLVKPAPSVGRVTEALFALVPEDLPFKATFLAHEDVPAAIAASDALAFTGSSETGRYLAGLAGQHLKKCVLELGGSNAVIVLPDADLRLAAVEACYSRYRDAGQSCNAAKRLIVADSVVDEFLVYFQEAAAQLVMGDPLADSTSLAPLHTEAVRQRLHAQVKDALDKGAILLRGGYIPPGKGYFYPATIIDQVNQDCRVYDEEVFGPVISLLRAKDAAEAIRLANDTPFGLGASIYSENEAEAWLLAQQLQVGSVFMNRHTSSDLRLPFGGVKSSGFGRELSEFGLYEFVNVKTYWQK
- the htpG gene encoding molecular chaperone HtpG encodes the protein MKQTLGFQTEVKQLLQLMIHSLYSNKEIFLRELISNAADAADKLRFEGLHNAALYEQDPELRITVTADADKRTVTISDNGIGMSQDEVIEHLGTIAKSGTKAFFEQLTGDAQKDAHLIGQFGVGFYSAFIVADEVVVETRRAGEPASAGVRWQSRADGEFTVEPIEKASRGTDIILHLKEDEQDYLSDWTLRRIVTTYSDHISVPIYMKKAPQYEEDGTIVASDELEVVNQAQALWTRSKNDITDEQYQEFYKHVSHDFDEAMAWSHARVEGRQEYTELLYIPKRAPFNLYEREQKGGVKLYVKRVFIMDDVNKLMPNYLRFVRGVIDSSDLPLNVSRELLQESKDLDAIRAGCVKKVLSLLEDVAANRAEDYASFWATFGQVLKEGVGEDQANQARIAKLLRFASTHNDDDAQNVSLADYVSRMKEGQASIYYITADTYAAAKNSPHMEVFSKKGVEVLLLSDRVDEWVVGSLFEFEGKKLASVAKGALDLGELADEAEKQAQAELEANSQPLVEKMTALLGDKVAAVRATTRLVESPACLVVGEMDMSQNLARMLAEAGAADQMPVTKPILEINPDHMLVQRLAAETDEHQQSELAGLLFDQALLAEGGKLADPASFVKRMNHLLLAMTK